The Populus trichocarpa isolate Nisqually-1 chromosome 11, P.trichocarpa_v4.1, whole genome shotgun sequence genome has a segment encoding these proteins:
- the LOC18103249 gene encoding uncharacterized protein LOC18103249 isoform X1 yields the protein MAEDLALDLQELRQLGSIAKRPRVISLISSEISHLEKLSKEHVSDPHATSTPIQTPISSGVKLPSSLAINYVTLGSFSWDQDNDKVKIYVSLEGVGREKIESEFQAMSFDVKFHDVQGKNYRCAIPKLNKEIVPEKCLVVVKPKRVIITLFKASKGNWLDIHFKDDKLKPNLDEKRDPMAGIMDLMKNMYDDGDEDMKRTIAKAWTDARSGNAADPLKGYR from the exons atggccgaagattTGGCGTTGGATTTACAAGAGTTGAGGCAGTTAGGGAGCATCGCGAAAAGACCTCGTGTCATTTCTCTCATCTCCTCTGAGATTAGCCACTTGGAgaag TTATCAAAGGAACATGTTTCTGATCCACATGCAACTTCTACTCCTATTCAAACTCCTATCTCATCTGGGGTTAAGCTGCCTTCATCCCTTGCAATTAATTATGTTACGCTTGGATCGTTCAGTTGGGATCAGGACAATGATAAAGTCAAG ATATATGTCTCTCTAGAGGGTGTCGGGAGAGAAAAGATTGAGTCGGAGTTCCAGGCAATGTCATTTGATGTTAAATTCCATGATGTCCAAGGAAAGAACTATCGATGTGCTATACCAAAACTGAACAAGGAGATTGTACCAGAGAAATGCTTAGTGGTGGTTAAGCCTAAAAGAGTGATCATCACATTGTTTAAAGCTTCAAAGGGGAACTGGTTAGACATACATTTCAAGGACGATAAG CTAAAACCAAATCTGGATGAGAAACGAGATCCTATGGCTGGAATTATGGACTTAATGAAG AATATGTATGATGACGGGGATGAAGACATGAAACGAACGATTGCAAAAGCATGGACTGATGCAAGATCTGGGAATGCAGCTGACCCTTTGAAGGGGTATCGTTAA
- the LOC18103249 gene encoding uncharacterized protein LOC18103249 isoform X2, which produces MAEDLALDLQELRQLGSIAKRPRVISLISSEISHLEKIYVSLEGVGREKIESEFQAMSFDVKFHDVQGKNYRCAIPKLNKEIVPEKCLVVVKPKRVIITLFKASKGNWLDIHFKDDKLKPNLDEKRDPMAGIMDLMKNMYDDGDEDMKRTIAKAWTDARSGNAADPLKGYR; this is translated from the exons atggccgaagattTGGCGTTGGATTTACAAGAGTTGAGGCAGTTAGGGAGCATCGCGAAAAGACCTCGTGTCATTTCTCTCATCTCCTCTGAGATTAGCCACTTGGAgaag ATATATGTCTCTCTAGAGGGTGTCGGGAGAGAAAAGATTGAGTCGGAGTTCCAGGCAATGTCATTTGATGTTAAATTCCATGATGTCCAAGGAAAGAACTATCGATGTGCTATACCAAAACTGAACAAGGAGATTGTACCAGAGAAATGCTTAGTGGTGGTTAAGCCTAAAAGAGTGATCATCACATTGTTTAAAGCTTCAAAGGGGAACTGGTTAGACATACATTTCAAGGACGATAAG CTAAAACCAAATCTGGATGAGAAACGAGATCCTATGGCTGGAATTATGGACTTAATGAAG AATATGTATGATGACGGGGATGAAGACATGAAACGAACGATTGCAAAAGCATGGACTGATGCAAGATCTGGGAATGCAGCTGACCCTTTGAAGGGGTATCGTTAA